A genome region from Gigantopelta aegis isolate Gae_Host unplaced genomic scaffold, Gae_host_genome ctg1224_pilon_pilon:::debris, whole genome shotgun sequence includes the following:
- the LOC121391033 gene encoding uncharacterized protein LOC121391033, translated as MDEFVTYFEETWLVGNFGPRLWIIFSSDASSPRTNNHLEGWHNKLKRIARKAHPNVFELVKIFKQEQSSTEVSIAQLEAGSQPPKRAKKSVEKDNKIGEIKSRFDQISLEENIRGISAHTAI; from the coding sequence atgGACGAGTTTGTGACCTACTTTGAAGAGACGTGGTTGGTGGGCAACTTTGGTCCTAGACTATGGATCATCTTCTCCTCAGATGCCAGCAGTCCTAGGACCAACAACCACCTTGAAGGATGGCACAACAAGTTGAAGCGAATTGCAAGGAAAGCCCACCCCAATGTGTTTGAACTCGTCAAAATCTTCAAGCAAGAACAATCAAGCACTGAAGTCAGCATAGCTCAACTTGAAGCAGGATCCCAGCCACCTAAAAGAGCTAAGAAGTCTGTTGAAAAAGACAATAAAATAGGAGAGATAAAAAGTAGATTTGATCAAATTAGTTTAGAAGAGAATATTAGAGGAATTTCTGCTCATACTGCCATTTGA